The sequence GCCTCGGTGGTCATGCTGGGCCTACTGGCGCTGCCGGTGATGCTGGGGCAGGGCTACAAGGCCGAGATGGCCTGTGGCGTGATCGCGGCCTCCGGCACCCTGGGCATCCTGATTCCGCCCTCGATCATGCTGGTGCTGATGGGCTCCATCCTGCAGATCTCGGTGGGGGCGCTGTTCAAGGCGGCGCTGATTCCGGGGCTGATGCTCGGCGCGCTCTATATCGCCTATCTGCTGATCACCGCCAAGCTGCGCCCGGACTGGGCACCGCTACCGGACCAGTCGCTGCTCGGCACCGACAAGACACCGCTGCCGCTGGCGCTGCTGCGTGACCTGCTCGGCCCGATGGTGCTGATCGTCGCGGTGCTGGGGTCGATCATGACCGGTATCGCCACGCCCACCGAGGCCGCGGCCATCGGCGCGGGTGGCAGTCTGCTGCTGGCACTGGTGATGGGCGGGCTGTCCTTCGACACCCTGCGCAACACGCTCAGGGATACCTCGCGGACCAGCGCGATGATCCTGTTCGTCGTCATCGGCGCGACCTGCTTCTCGGTGGTCTTCAAGCGCCTGGGCGGTGACTACCTGATCGAGGATGTCATCACCGGCACCGGCCTTGGCCCCTACGGCCTGCTGCTGTTGTTGATGGGGCTGATCTTCGTGCTCGGCTTCTTCCTGGAGTGGATCGAGATCAGCTTCGTGGTGCTGCCGCTGGTGGCGCCGGTGGTCGAGGCGCTGGACTTCGGGCTCGGGCTTTCCGGCCAGGGGCTGCTGGTGTGGTTCGCGATTCTGGTCGCCATCAATCTGCAGACGAGTTTCCTGACGCCACCCTTCGGCTATGCGCTGTTCTACCTCAAGGGCATCACCGCCGGGCAGGTGTCCATCGGCACCATCTATCGCTCGATTCTGCCCTTCGTCGGCCTGCAGCTGGCGGGGCTGGTGCTGTGCATGCTGTTCCCGGCACTGGTGCTGTGGTTGCCGGGGTTGATGCCATGAGGGCTGATGCCATGAGGGTTGATGCCATGAGCGCCGGCTTGCCACCACAGGGAGGTGGTGGTGCGGCGAGTGCGTGATCGCTGGAGCGAGCTATCAGGGAGAACGAGATGCTGCCACGACGCAGGGTATTGATCGCGGGGCAGGGGGAGTGGCTGGAGGCCATGGCGCGCACCTTCCTGGAAGATGGTGCCATCATCGCCCTGATGGGAATCGCCCAGGCGGACCTCGAACGCGTGCTGGATGCATTGGGCGGCGAGCAGTCGGACCGCTTCGGTCAGGTGGTCGGCGACGGCTGCTTCGAGGCGCTGGTCGCGCGCCTCGGACGCCTCGACGTGCTGGTCTGCATGCCGCCGCAGGCCGTGGCCGGGCAGTCGCTGGAGGCGTGTCTGGTTGCGCAGGTCGCCGGCCCCGGCGCCTTGCTCAAGGCGGCCTGTGCGCGCATGTTGCGCCACGGCGGACGCCTGCTGGCCGTGGCACCACCGCTGCCCTCGCAGCCGTCCTCGTCGCCGTCCTCGCAGCTGTCCTCTCGGGACCATCACGGCACTGCCATGGCACAGGCGGCGCTGAGTGAGCTGATCCAGCGGCTGGCATCACGCGCGCCGGACAGGGTGCGCGCCAATCTGCTGTGCCCCGAGGGCAGCCGACCGGACGCCGTGGCGGAATGCGCGCGCTTTCTGGCCGGGGGCGCCGGGCGCTCCCTCAATGGTCAGGTGCTGCACCTGACGGATTGAGCGCTGCTGATCTCAGCTGTTCTTGCAATATCCGCTGCCTCCGCAGTTTCTGTTGACCCCAGGACGCCCGGTGCCTTGCACGGGCGTCTTGCCTGTCGGAGGTGCTGCCGGACGTGTAGCTCGCTCGTCTATATCGGGTATTCAGATCGGGAAACGCCAGACAGAGCGACTTTGTTGAGGGGCGAGCTTGTTGAGGAGCGAGCGGCATGGGCATGATGACAGGACAACAATCATGACGTTCGAGCAATGGAAGGAAGCCCCGATGAATGAGCAGGATCTGGCGACGCTGACCGCGTTCCGTCATGAGTTGCACCGTCACCCAGAGCTTTCGTGTCAGGAGCAGCAGACCGCCCGGCGGGTGGCCGCCATGCTGCGCGAGGTCGGAGTGGATGAATTGCATGAGGGGATCGGCGGGCATGGTCTGGTCGCCATCATCTACGGCGAGGAGCCCGGCATCGGCGTGGCGCTGCGTGCCGACATGGATGCCTTGCCGCTTCAGGAAAACGCCGGTAATACGCATGGCTCGCAGCATGCCAATGTCATGCATGCCTGTGGTCATGATGGCCATGCCGCGATGCTGGTCGGGGCAGCGATGGAGCTGGTGCAGCAGCGTCCGCCCAGGGGCCATGTGGTGCTGGTGGTGCAGCCGGCGGAAGAGGCGGGCACCGGCGCGCCCGACATGTTGGCCGACGGCCTGTTCGAGCGCTTTCCCGTCAAGGCCATCTTCGGCATGCACAACTGGCCGGGGGTCAAGACGGGCCATTTCGTGGTGCATGACGTACCGCACATGGCGGCCAGCGACGAATTCAGCGTGACGTTTCATTCCCGAGGCGGGCACGGCGCCATGCCGCATCTCACTCGCGATCCGATTCTGGCCACGGGACTGTTCATCACCGGCGTCCACCAGATCGTCGGCCGCAACATCAGCCCTAGTGATACCGCCGTCATCAGCGTCGGCAGTGTGCATGGCGGGGATGCCAGCAACATCATTCCAGCAACTTCCAGGGTGAAGGGCGATGTGCGCAGCTTCACGCCGCAGGTACGCGAGCTGCTGGAGCAGCGGATTCGCGAGGTGGCCCAGGGAGCCGCACTCACGGCGGGCTGCGAGGTCACGCTCGAATACACCCCTTCCACGCCGGCGGTGGCCAATGACCTGGCTTGCGCGGCGCTGTGCCGTGAGGTCATCACGGCAGAGTGGGGCAGTGAGCGTCTCGTCGAGCACCCCATAAGCCTGAGCTCGGAAGACATGGGCGTCTTCCTGGAGGCGGTGCCGGGAGCGTACTGCTGGATCGGCAACGGTGATCAGCCCGGCAGTCCCAATCTCCACCAGCCTGACTACGACTTCAATGATGCGTCGCTGGCGCCGGGCAGCCACTTTCTGGCGTGCGTGGCTCGCAGGTTCCTCATGACTGACTCGTGAGATCCAGTGGCCCTGTTCAGCTTCCCGTCGGATCAATTGTCAGTGTGATCAATAGCCAATGTGATCATGGCCAGCGTAATGATGGCCAATTTGATCAATTATGCGTCCAATTTCATCAATCTGCTCTGGCTGAAGTGATTAAGGTAAAGGGAGATTCAGCGTCGCACCAGCATCCGCGAGCAGGCACCTGCCCGGTAAGACAACAGTGCCGCTCCCTCAGCCGTGGAGATCATCGAGTGCCCAGCAGCCCGCATTCCGTCAGCCTGAAAGACCCTGGACAACAACTGCATCTGAGCCACGCCGAGGGCGATCTGACCCTCGAGGCGCTCTGGTTGCGAGAGCGGAGTCCCGATGAAACGACGCTCGATTCCCTCACAGGTCAACGCCTGATCGAGGCGGCGGACCTGCCGCTGGACCTGAGCCTGACCCGGGCGCAGCTGGATGGCGATACGCTGTCGCTGGCTTTCAGTGACGGCCATGCGGCGAGCTTCTCGCTGGCGACCCTGCTGGCGGAGTGTCAGCCGCCCGATCCCTATCAGGGCATGACCTTCTGGCAGGGGGATCTGGCCCGGCTGCCCGAGGCCGACTTCGCCGCGGCGCTGGAGGATGACGCGGCCTTGCTGGACATGCTCGAGCACTTGCAGCGCTTCGGTTTCGTGCGGGTCAGTGGCGTGCCGGACACGGAGGACGGCATGCAGGGGCTGATTCACCGTATCGGGCCGCTGCGACGCACCAACTGGGGCGGTATCGCCGATGTGAAATCCGTCGCCAATGCCTATGACCTCACGATGACCCAGCGCGGGCTGGAACCCCACACCGACAATCCCTACCGCGACCCGATTCCGGGTTATAT comes from bacterium Scap17 and encodes:
- a CDS encoding TRAP transporter large permease subunit, whose translation is MLAEYALPIAMVVALLIGIFSGYPVAFLLGGLGILFAFIGDIPLPFLGTVGSRIFGGVIENWLLIAIPLFVFMGLMLESSGVARNLLMTLQRLFGRVHGGLAVSVALLGVVMAASTGIIGASVVMLGLLALPVMLGQGYKAEMACGVIAASGTLGILIPPSIMLVLMGSILQISVGALFKAALIPGLMLGALYIAYLLITAKLRPDWAPLPDQSLLGTDKTPLPLALLRDLLGPMVLIVAVLGSIMTGIATPTEAAAIGAGGSLLLALVMGGLSFDTLRNTLRDTSRTSAMILFVVIGATCFSVVFKRLGGDYLIEDVITGTGLGPYGLLLLLMGLIFVLGFFLEWIEISFVVLPLVAPVVEALDFGLGLSGQGLLVWFAILVAINLQTSFLTPPFGYALFYLKGITAGQVSIGTIYRSILPFVGLQLAGLVLCMLFPALVLWLPGLMP
- a CDS encoding amidohydrolase: MNEQDLATLTAFRHELHRHPELSCQEQQTARRVAAMLREVGVDELHEGIGGHGLVAIIYGEEPGIGVALRADMDALPLQENAGNTHGSQHANVMHACGHDGHAAMLVGAAMELVQQRPPRGHVVLVVQPAEEAGTGAPDMLADGLFERFPVKAIFGMHNWPGVKTGHFVVHDVPHMAASDEFSVTFHSRGGHGAMPHLTRDPILATGLFITGVHQIVGRNISPSDTAVISVGSVHGGDASNIIPATSRVKGDVRSFTPQVRELLEQRIREVAQGAALTAGCEVTLEYTPSTPAVANDLACAALCREVITAEWGSERLVEHPISLSSEDMGVFLEAVPGAYCWIGNGDQPGSPNLHQPDYDFNDASLAPGSHFLACVARRFLMTDS
- a CDS encoding DUF971 domain-containing protein; protein product: MKDPGQQLHLSHAEGDLTLEALWLRERSPDETTLDSLTGQRLIEAADLPLDLSLTRAQLDGDTLSLAFSDGHAASFSLATLLAECQPPDPYQGMTFWQGDLARLPEADFAAALEDDAALLDMLEHLQRFGFVRVSGVPDTEDGMQGLIHRIGPLRRTNWGGIADVKSVANAYDLTMTQRGLEPHTDNPYRDPIPGYIWLHCLRNAAQGGDSMLVDGFSAAEHLRRVDPEAFTCLTEVTPDFRYHDATTRLESAGPLIELDSRGQVARVRFSNRTERVPALPGATLRRYYAARQAFYRLISGDDFTLHLKLAPGQMLIMDNYRLFHGRSAFQLEGGIRHMRQGYVDRDSTASRRLLLADQLAKPLNTTQEATA